One segment of Niveibacterium microcysteis DNA contains the following:
- a CDS encoding TIGR00645 family protein encodes MSTKAINALEKFIFASRWLQAPLYLGLIFAQGVYVYKFLAELYHLVSHATSLSEVEIMLIVLGLIDVVMVANLLIMVTVGGYQTFVSKLDLDEHPDQPEWLSHVNAGVLKIKLATALIGISSIHLLKVFIDVGNKMSQATDAFQLMVIEHGVMYQIGIHVTFVISALVMAYTDRIMNSTLLMGKDH; translated from the coding sequence ATGAGCACAAAAGCCATCAACGCGCTTGAGAAATTCATCTTCGCCAGCCGCTGGCTGCAAGCCCCGCTCTACCTGGGCCTGATCTTCGCCCAGGGCGTCTACGTCTATAAATTCCTCGCAGAGCTGTACCACCTGGTGTCGCACGCGACCTCGTTGTCTGAAGTCGAGATCATGCTGATCGTGCTCGGCCTGATCGATGTGGTCATGGTTGCAAACCTGCTGATCATGGTCACCGTGGGTGGCTACCAGACCTTCGTCTCGAAACTCGACCTCGATGAGCATCCGGATCAGCCGGAATGGCTCAGCCATGTGAACGCCGGCGTGCTGAAGATCAAGCTCGCCACCGCGCTGATCGGCATTTCGTCGATTCACCTGCTGAAGGTGTTCATCGACGTGGGCAACAAGATGAGCCAGGCCACCGACGCCTTCCAGCTCATGGTGATCGAGCACGGCGTGATGTACCAGATCGGCATCCATGTCACTTTCGTCATCTCCGCGCTGGTGATGGCGTACACCGACCGCATCATGAACAGCACGCTGCTCATGGGCAAAGACCACTGA
- the acs gene encoding acetate--CoA ligase, producing the protein MSNVETATHEHRVFPPSEAVVKAAAVSGVAAYEALCKEAETDYEGYWARLAREHLSWKQPFTKTLGAENAPFFKWFEDGKLNVSYNCLDRNVEAGLGDKVAIIFEADDGKVTKVTYKQLLALVSKFANGLKSIGIKKGDRVLIYLPMSVEGVAAMQACARIGATHSVVFGGFSAKSVQERIQDAGAVAVITADEQCRGGKAIPLKPIIDEAFAMGGCESIKNVVVYQRTGGSIPMTAGRDVWLHELIANQSETCEPEWVDAEHPLFLLYTSGSTGKPKGVQHSSGGYLLHAVLTMKWTFDIKPDDVFWCTADIGWVTGHTYITYGPLACGATEIVFEGVPTYPDAGRFWKMIESHKVSIFYTAPTAIRSLIKAADVNPAVHPTKYKLDSLRLLGSVGEPINPAAWQWYYDNVGGARCPIVDTFWQTETGGHMITPLPGVTTLVPGSCTLPFPGIQAAIVDETGNDVPWGQGGILVVKKPWPSMIRTIWGDPERFKKSYYPQDFQGKYYLAGDGAIRDKDNGYFTITGRIDDVLNVSGHRMGTMEIESALVANPLVAEAAVVGRPDELTGEAICAFVVLKGERPTGDAAKKMIKELQDWVGKEIGPIAKPKDIRFGENLPKTRSGKIMRRLLRALAKGEEITQDVSTLENPAILDQLKA; encoded by the coding sequence ATGTCGAACGTCGAAACCGCAACGCATGAACACCGCGTATTCCCGCCGTCGGAGGCGGTTGTCAAAGCTGCCGCCGTGTCTGGTGTGGCTGCGTACGAAGCCCTCTGCAAGGAAGCCGAGACCGACTATGAAGGCTACTGGGCCCGGCTGGCGCGCGAGCATCTGAGCTGGAAGCAGCCATTCACGAAGACGCTGGGTGCCGAGAACGCACCTTTCTTCAAATGGTTTGAAGACGGCAAGCTGAACGTCTCGTACAACTGTCTCGATCGCAATGTCGAGGCAGGGCTTGGCGACAAGGTCGCGATCATCTTCGAGGCAGACGACGGCAAGGTCACCAAGGTCACCTACAAGCAGTTGCTCGCGCTGGTCAGCAAGTTCGCCAACGGCTTGAAATCGATCGGCATCAAGAAGGGCGATCGCGTGCTGATCTACCTGCCGATGTCGGTAGAAGGCGTTGCCGCGATGCAGGCATGCGCCCGCATCGGCGCGACGCATTCGGTGGTGTTCGGCGGCTTCTCGGCCAAGAGCGTGCAGGAACGCATCCAGGATGCCGGCGCAGTGGCGGTGATCACTGCGGACGAGCAGTGCCGTGGCGGCAAGGCGATTCCGCTCAAGCCGATCATCGATGAGGCCTTCGCAATGGGCGGTTGCGAGTCGATCAAGAACGTCGTGGTGTATCAGCGCACCGGCGGCTCGATTCCGATGACCGCAGGCCGCGACGTGTGGCTGCATGAGCTGATCGCGAACCAGAGCGAGACCTGCGAACCGGAATGGGTCGATGCGGAACACCCGCTGTTCCTGCTCTACACCTCGGGCTCCACCGGCAAGCCGAAGGGCGTGCAGCATTCGTCGGGCGGCTACCTGCTCCACGCGGTGCTGACGATGAAGTGGACCTTCGACATCAAGCCGGACGATGTCTTCTGGTGCACCGCCGATATCGGCTGGGTTACCGGCCACACCTACATCACCTATGGCCCGCTGGCCTGCGGCGCAACCGAGATCGTCTTCGAAGGCGTGCCGACCTATCCGGATGCCGGCCGTTTCTGGAAGATGATCGAGTCGCACAAGGTGTCGATCTTCTACACCGCACCGACCGCGATTCGGTCGCTGATCAAGGCGGCAGATGTGAATCCCGCGGTTCATCCGACCAAGTACAAGCTCGACAGTCTGCGTCTCCTGGGTTCGGTCGGCGAGCCGATCAACCCCGCCGCGTGGCAGTGGTACTACGACAACGTGGGCGGCGCGCGCTGCCCGATCGTCGATACCTTCTGGCAGACGGAAACCGGCGGCCACATGATCACGCCGCTGCCGGGCGTCACCACGCTGGTGCCGGGCTCCTGCACGCTGCCGTTCCCGGGCATTCAGGCCGCGATCGTCGATGAAACCGGCAATGACGTGCCTTGGGGGCAGGGCGGCATCCTGGTCGTGAAGAAACCTTGGCCGTCGATGATCCGCACCATCTGGGGTGACCCGGAGCGTTTCAAGAAGAGCTACTACCCGCAGGATTTCCAGGGCAAGTACTACCTCGCGGGCGATGGCGCGATCCGCGACAAGGACAACGGCTACTTCACCATCACCGGCCGCATCGACGATGTGCTGAACGTCTCGGGCCACCGCATGGGCACGATGGAAATCGAGTCGGCCCTGGTGGCGAACCCGCTGGTTGCCGAAGCGGCCGTCGTCGGGCGTCCGGACGAACTGACCGGTGAGGCGATCTGTGCCTTCGTGGTACTCAAGGGCGAGCGCCCGACCGGCGATGCGGCGAAGAAGATGATCAAGGAACTGCAGGACTGGGTCGGCAAGGAAATCGGCCCGATCGCCAAGCCCAAGGACATCCGCTTCGGCGAGAACCTGCCGAAGACCCGCTCCGGCAAGATCATGCGGCGCCTGCTGCGTGCGCTGGCGAAGGGCGAGGAAATCACGCAAGACGTGTCCACGCTTGAGAATCCGGCGATCCTCGATCAGCTCAAGGCCTGA
- a CDS encoding response regulator transcription factor codes for MAKRVLIADPDESIVVSLEFLLHRAGYVVVVVEHAAELVERVVSEAADVVVIADEQRGALDGFELCRAVSAERLAPPVLMLASRAREADAAKARAVGAADFLAKPFPTREFLERVARLATGDA; via the coding sequence ATGGCCAAGCGTGTCCTGATCGCCGATCCGGACGAATCAATCGTTGTCTCGCTCGAGTTCTTGCTGCATCGCGCCGGGTACGTGGTGGTGGTGGTCGAACACGCCGCGGAGTTGGTCGAACGTGTTGTCAGCGAAGCCGCCGATGTGGTCGTGATTGCCGATGAGCAACGCGGCGCGCTCGATGGGTTCGAGCTTTGCCGTGCGGTGAGTGCGGAGCGGCTCGCGCCGCCGGTGCTGATGCTTGCGTCGCGCGCACGCGAGGCCGATGCGGCCAAGGCGCGTGCGGTGGGGGCGGCGGATTTTCTTGCCAAACCGTTCCCGACCCGGGAATTCCTTGAGCGCGTCGCGCGCCTGGCAACGGGGGATGCTTGA
- a CDS encoding 3'-5' exonuclease has translation MSAKRERIVWCVVLAALPLLAVLLAAAAVRSELDEAARAALATLLSNQWPLLVLVGLVASGLAAALAWKFGERYAPAALRMADDVELVLGGQHGRAIEPSGAPELVELAGRVNRLIIAFEAARRDAELRAEQARATVERERNQLAALVTEMPQGVLACNREGRILLYNGHARDLFGGIGDGGLIGLGRPIESVFDRRLLAHTRDRLWRQMARVNGRVVVSFVTATAAGRLIRARVSPVLDADTERPVMERLNGYLILTEDITRESEQAARRDRLVELLTQSQRGGLASIRAAAENLIEFDDLDASQQRRFLQVIRDEAVRLGERVSDTAREFSDVLRGNTALEAMHGVDLVGAAQRRIEARTGMLTKLDDVDAEIWLRVDSFAIVQVLTVLAQRVYESIEPREVRLALRGDASMAQVELSWGGTALSSESAAGWEMEPMLLAGETSPRSIREVLRRHEGELAYGRERASARSWFRVLLPRAGAGDEVQSGPESDGARPEFYDFDLFAWGERGRALEDRPLAELAYTVFDTETTGLDPSAGDEIIQIGAIRIVNGRLLRGERFEQLVDPRREIDPASEAIHGISRERLRGEPDILTVLPRFHAFAHETVLVGHNAAFDMRFLQLKEAATGLRFDQPVLDTLLLSAVLHPNQETHKLDAIAERFGVPLLDRHDAAGDALVTGQLFLRMIPLLAERGIVTLGEAREASEKTFYARIRY, from the coding sequence TTGAGCGCGAAGCGTGAGCGGATCGTGTGGTGTGTGGTGCTGGCAGCTTTGCCGCTGCTGGCGGTCTTGCTCGCTGCTGCGGCCGTCCGCAGTGAGCTCGACGAGGCTGCACGCGCTGCGCTAGCCACGCTGCTGAGCAACCAGTGGCCGCTTCTGGTGCTGGTGGGCTTGGTCGCCAGTGGGCTTGCCGCGGCGCTGGCGTGGAAGTTTGGCGAGCGCTATGCCCCGGCGGCGTTGCGCATGGCCGACGATGTTGAACTGGTGCTGGGTGGCCAGCATGGGCGTGCGATCGAACCGAGCGGTGCGCCCGAGCTCGTCGAACTTGCCGGTCGCGTAAATCGCCTGATCATTGCCTTCGAGGCCGCGCGGCGCGATGCCGAGTTACGAGCCGAGCAGGCGCGCGCAACCGTGGAGCGCGAGCGCAACCAGCTCGCCGCACTGGTCACCGAGATGCCGCAAGGCGTGCTCGCCTGCAACCGGGAAGGGCGCATCCTGCTCTACAACGGCCATGCGCGCGATCTGTTCGGCGGCATCGGCGACGGTGGTCTGATCGGACTCGGGCGGCCGATCGAATCGGTGTTTGACCGCCGCCTGCTCGCGCACACGCGCGATCGGCTGTGGCGCCAGATGGCGCGCGTGAACGGGCGCGTGGTGGTCAGTTTCGTCACTGCGACCGCCGCCGGGCGCCTGATCCGCGCCCGAGTGTCGCCGGTGCTCGACGCTGATACCGAACGGCCGGTCATGGAGCGCCTGAACGGCTATCTGATCCTCACCGAAGACATTACGCGCGAGTCTGAGCAGGCGGCACGGCGCGATCGCCTGGTCGAGCTGCTGACGCAATCGCAGCGGGGCGGGCTTGCCAGCATCCGCGCAGCGGCCGAGAACCTGATTGAATTCGATGACCTGGACGCGAGCCAGCAGCGCCGCTTCCTTCAAGTGATCCGCGATGAGGCGGTTCGCCTTGGCGAGCGGGTGAGCGACACGGCGCGCGAGTTTTCCGACGTGTTACGCGGCAACACCGCGCTGGAGGCGATGCACGGGGTCGACCTCGTCGGCGCGGCGCAGCGTCGCATCGAGGCCCGCACCGGCATGCTGACCAAGCTCGACGACGTCGATGCCGAGATCTGGCTGCGCGTCGATAGTTTTGCGATCGTGCAAGTGCTGACGGTGCTCGCCCAGCGGGTGTACGAATCGATCGAGCCGCGCGAAGTGCGCCTTGCGCTGCGCGGCGATGCCAGCATGGCGCAGGTTGAGTTGTCGTGGGGCGGCACGGCGCTGTCGAGCGAATCGGCCGCCGGCTGGGAAATGGAGCCCATGCTGCTGGCGGGCGAGACCAGCCCACGCTCGATCCGCGAGGTGTTGCGGCGCCACGAAGGCGAGCTCGCGTACGGGCGCGAGCGTGCGAGCGCGCGGTCGTGGTTCCGCGTGCTGTTACCGCGTGCGGGCGCTGGCGACGAAGTCCAGAGTGGGCCTGAGAGCGATGGGGCGCGGCCGGAGTTCTACGACTTTGACCTTTTCGCGTGGGGTGAGCGGGGCCGGGCGCTGGAAGACCGCCCGCTCGCGGAGTTGGCCTACACCGTTTTCGATACCGAGACCACGGGTCTGGACCCGTCCGCCGGTGACGAAATCATTCAGATCGGTGCGATTCGCATCGTCAATGGCCGCCTGCTGCGCGGTGAACGTTTTGAGCAACTGGTCGATCCGCGTCGGGAGATCGACCCCGCTTCGGAGGCGATACACGGCATCTCGCGCGAACGGCTGCGCGGCGAGCCGGACATCCTGACCGTGCTGCCGCGCTTTCACGCTTTTGCGCACGAGACGGTGCTGGTGGGGCACAACGCCGCCTTCGACATGCGTTTCCTTCAATTGAAGGAGGCCGCGACGGGGCTGCGCTTTGATCAGCCGGTGCTTGATACGCTGCTGCTTTCCGCCGTACTGCACCCGAACCAGGAAACCCACAAGCTCGACGCCATTGCCGAACGCTTCGGCGTACCCTTGCTGGACCGCCACGACGCGGCTGGCGACGCGCTGGTGACGGGGCAGTTGTTCCTGCGCATGATCCCCTTGCTTGCCGAGCGCGGTATCGTGACCCTTGGCGAAGCACGCGAAGCCTCCGAGAAAACCTTCTATGCCCGCATCCGATACTGA
- a CDS encoding DUF294 nucleotidyltransferase-like domain-containing protein has product MPASDTEAPVLPDSTPASTAFSLHTPLRALVRRAPVTVTPEASVREALELMDAGRIGSVLIAAEDGIPQGILTFGDVLRRVVLSEEANLWRPVTEVMTPGVVKLGPDATAYEAVLLMARRNVRYVTVMDRNGRLAGVVSRGDLYSAQRIASEEVVNAVLSARDLVQLAVAADAVRAFSARLVAQGMAAEQTIQWISSLNDLIALHAIDLVRAQHSLPDVPWCWLAFGSEGRFEQTLATDQDNGILFEANGEADTAALRAQFLPFAQAVNAALADCGFPLCKGEIMAGNPKWCLSAEEWRARFLGWITHAEPVALLNASIFFDFRPLYGDAALAESLRDWLLDHTVGSALFLRLMAANALQGRPPLGLIRDFVFDKHSEHPRTLDLKLHGVRPYVDAARLFALEQGLRATNTAQRLRDASRHVSFGGEDIAAVIDGYHFIQLLRLKNQKGEAEYGSPNRIDPVRSINHLERQVLKHAFRQANRLQDRLRADYRL; this is encoded by the coding sequence ATGCCCGCATCCGATACTGAGGCGCCGGTATTGCCCGACAGCACGCCGGCGAGCACCGCGTTCTCACTGCACACGCCTTTGCGTGCGCTTGTGCGGCGGGCGCCGGTCACCGTCACGCCCGAGGCCAGCGTACGCGAAGCGCTGGAGCTGATGGATGCGGGCCGCATCGGTTCGGTGCTGATCGCCGCGGAGGACGGTATTCCGCAGGGCATCCTGACCTTCGGCGATGTGCTTCGGCGCGTTGTGTTGTCGGAAGAAGCAAACCTGTGGCGGCCCGTGACCGAGGTGATGACTCCCGGCGTGGTGAAACTTGGCCCCGATGCGACCGCCTACGAGGCGGTGCTTCTGATGGCGCGCCGCAACGTGCGTTACGTGACGGTGATGGATCGCAACGGCCGCCTCGCCGGCGTGGTGTCGCGCGGCGATCTTTACAGCGCGCAGCGGATCGCGTCGGAAGAGGTGGTCAATGCAGTGCTGTCGGCGCGAGATCTCGTGCAACTGGCCGTCGCGGCGGATGCGGTGCGTGCCTTCTCGGCGCGGCTGGTTGCACAGGGCATGGCCGCTGAGCAGACGATCCAGTGGATTTCGTCACTCAACGATCTGATTGCCTTGCATGCGATCGACCTGGTGCGGGCGCAACACAGCTTGCCGGATGTGCCATGGTGCTGGCTGGCTTTCGGCTCCGAGGGCCGCTTCGAGCAGACCCTGGCCACCGACCAGGACAACGGCATCCTGTTTGAAGCCAATGGCGAGGCCGATACGGCGGCGCTGCGTGCGCAGTTCTTGCCCTTTGCGCAAGCGGTGAATGCGGCGCTCGCAGACTGTGGATTCCCCCTCTGCAAGGGCGAGATCATGGCGGGCAACCCGAAGTGGTGCCTCTCGGCGGAAGAGTGGCGTGCGCGCTTTCTCGGCTGGATCACGCATGCCGAGCCGGTTGCACTGCTCAACGCGAGCATCTTCTTCGACTTTCGCCCGTTGTATGGCGATGCGGCCTTGGCCGAATCCTTGCGCGACTGGCTGCTCGATCACACGGTCGGCAGCGCCCTGTTCCTGCGCCTGATGGCGGCCAATGCACTGCAGGGGCGCCCGCCGCTCGGCTTGATCCGCGATTTTGTGTTCGACAAGCACAGCGAGCATCCGCGCACCCTGGATCTGAAGCTGCATGGCGTTCGCCCCTACGTGGATGCCGCGCGGCTGTTTGCGCTGGAGCAGGGCTTGCGTGCGACGAACACCGCGCAACGCCTGCGCGACGCATCGCGGCATGTGTCCTTCGGCGGCGAGGACATTGCCGCCGTGATTGATGGCTACCACTTCATCCAGCTACTGCGTTTGAAGAACCAGAAGGGCGAAGCGGAGTACGGTTCGCCCAACCGCATCGATCCGGTACGCAGCATCAACCACCTCGAACGGCAAGTGCTGAAGCACGCCTTCCGCCAGGCCAACCGCCTGCAGGATCGCCTGCGCGCCGATTACCGGTTGTGA